The stretch of DNA AACTGCTCTACTTTGCCCCCCGTGCGCTGCTGCTGCTGATCATCAGCTGGATTCCGCTGCTGAATCTCGCCGCGCCGCTGCTCTGGGCCCTGTTCGGCGCCTGGACCATGGCGATCCAGTACATCGACTACGCGGCGGATAACAACCGTATGACCTTCAAAGAGATGCTGCTCGCCCTCAAGCGTCGCCGCCTGCTTTGCCTCGGCTTCGGCGGCTGCGTGTCGCTGCTGATGCTGATCCCACTGATCAACCTGCTGATCATGCCGGCTGCGGTGACCGGCGCCACACGCCTCTGGGTCAGTGAACGCCTGCTTAACGAGACGCAAATCACCCCCTCCCACCGCTAGCACTTCATCAAAAACGGCGCCCGAAGGCGCCGTTTTTGATCGCTCAGGCTCAGTGAGCGCTTACACCAGCTCCATCAGCGCCTTACGGCTGAAGGGGATAATCTCCTGCTGACGCCCTTCGCGAACCTTGCTGGCCCACTCGCCATCCACCAGCAGCGCACGACCGACCGCCACCAGATCGAACTCGGCCTTATTGAGGCGCTCGATCAGTCCATCCACCCCCGAGGTGTCGGCCACGGAGTCGTTCTCCACCATGTATTCGAGGAAATCGCTGTCCAGCCCCACACTGCCGACGGTGATGGTAGGCTTGCCGGTCAGCTTGCGGGTCCAGCCCGCCAGGTTGAGGTCAGAGCCCTCAAACTCGGGCAACCAGAAACGGCGGGTACTGGCGTGAAAGATATCCACACCCGCATCGGCCAGGGTCGTCAGGAACTGCTCCAGGCGCTCAGGGGTATCACACAAACGCGCACTGTAATCCTGCTGCTTCCACTGGGAGTAGCGGAACTGGATCGGGTAGTCGGGGCCAACCGCTTCGCGCACCGCCTTCACCAGCTCAACCGCAAAGCGGCTGCGGTTCTCGAAACTGCCGCCGTACTGGTCGGTGCGCTGGTTGGACCCCTCCCAGAAGAACTGGTCGATCAGGTAGCCATGGGCACCGTGCAGCTCGACGCCGTCGAAACCGATACGCTTGGCATCCGCCGCGGCCTGGGCAAAGGCGGCGATCACCTCGTCGATATCCTGCTGGGTCATCCCCTTCACCACCCGCTGGCCATCCTTCTCTTTGTCCATCGGGCCATAGCCTGGCACTTCGGGATCGGGGTCCGTGCCCAGACGGCGAACCGCCCCTACGTGCCATAACTGGGGGAAGATCTTGCCGCCCTCTGCGTGCACCGCGTCCACGACCCGCTTCCAGCCGGCCAGCGCCTCTTCACCGTAGAAGTGGGGCACGTTGGGGTAACCGTTGGCGGCAGCGTGATTGACCACGGTACCCTCGGTGATGATCAGGCCAACCGAGTTGGCGGCCCGGCGGCGGTAGTATTCCACCACCGCATCGGTGGGAACACCGCGGGGGGAGAAACTACGGGTCATGGGGGCCATGACGATGCGGTTGTTGAGTTTCAGCGGTCCCAATTCGACCGCTTCAAACAAGACGTCGGTATTACTGCTCATTCAAAATCCCTCAGGTATAGGCACGGGCCGCAGCGAGGCGCCCCGTGGGGTGTGTTCAGGCAAGCAAGTGCGCAGGCCACTAACATAGGGGCAGTACCCCCCCGATTCAATGGCGAGGGGCTACTATCAGCGCGCTGAATAGCGGCGCATAGCGGGAAGGGTTAGGGGCCTCGTGGATGAGCGGCCTAGCTCCAGTCGAGGATCACCTTGCCCGACTGGCCGCTGCCCATGATCTCAAACCCCTGCTGGAACTGGTCGATGGGGAGGTGGTGGGTGATGATCGGCGACAGGTCGAGGCCGGACTGCAACATGGAGACCATCTTGTACCAGGTTTCAAACATCTCGCGCCCGTAGATTCCCTTCATCACCAGCCCCTTGAAGATCACCTGGTTCCAGTCAATCACCGTGCCGCTGGCGGGAATGCCCAAAAGGGCCACCTTGCCCCCGTGGTTGAGGTTCTCCAGCATCTGGTTGAACGCCTGGCCATTGCCGGACATCTCCAACCCCACATCGAAGCCCTCGACCATGCCCAGCTCGCGCATCACCTCCTCGAGGGTTTCGCGGGCCACATTGACCGCCCGGGTCGCTCCCATCTTACGGGCCAGCTCGAGACGGTACTCGTTCACATCGGTAATCACCACGTGGCGGGCCCCCACATGGCGGGCGATGGCCGCAGCCATGATACCAATGGGGCCGGCGCCGGTGATCAACACATCCTCCCCCACCATATTGAACGAAAGCGCGGTATGGGCGGCGTTGCCGTAGGGGTCGAAGATGGAGGCGAGGTCATCGCTGATGTCATCGGGGATCGGGAACACGTTCACCGCCGGGATCACCAGGTATTCGGCGAAGGCACCGGCGCGGTTGACCCCCACCCCCTGGGTATTTCGGCACAGGTGGCGGAAGCCCGCCCGGCAGTTGCGACAATGTCCGCAGGTGATGTGCCCCTCTCCGGAGACCCGCTGTCCCACCTTGAGTCCGGCCACCTCGATTCCTATATCGGCAATTTCGCCAACAAACTCGTGGCCGACGGTCATCCCCTGGGGGATGGTCTTCTGCGCCCAGTCGTCCCAGTTATAGATATGCATATCGGTGCCGCAGATCGCAGTCTTGCGTACCCGGATCAGAACATCGTTGTGTCCCATCTCCGGCATCGGCTTGTCATCCATCCAGATCCCCTGTTCGGGGTGCAACTTGGCCAGGGTCTTCATAGTGCTCTCCTAGTGAATGACGCCGAGTTCACGGCCCACTTTGGCAAAGGCCGCAACGGCACGGTCGATCTGCTCCCGGGTGTGGGCCGCCGACATCTGGGTACGGATGCGTGCCTGCCCCTTGGGCACCACCGGGAAGGAGAATCCGATCACGTAGACCCCCTCCTCCAGCATGCGCCCGGCAAACCGTTTGGCGAGGGACGCATCCCCCAGCATGACCGGAATGATCGGGTGCTCACCGGGCACCAGCTCGAAACCCAGGGCCTCCATCTGCTGACGGAAGTAGGCGCTGTTATCCCGCAGGCGCTGGCGCAGCTCATCCCCCTCCGACAGTAGCTCCAGCACCCGGATGGACGCTGCTGCGATCACCGGCGCCAGAGTGTTGGAGAAGAGATAGGGGCGGGAGCGGTTGCGCAGCCAGGCCACCACTTCGCGGCTGGCGGCGGTGTAGCCGCCGGAGGCGCCTCCAAGGGCCTTGCCCAGGGTGCCGGTGATGATATCCACCCGCCCCATCACCTCACAGTACTCGGGAGTACCACGCCCCTTGTCGCCGATAAAACCAACGGCGTGGGAGTCGTCGACCATCACCAGGGCGCTGTAACGATCAGCCAGGTCACAGATCCCCTTGAGGTTGGCAATGGTGCCATCCATGGAAAAAACACCGTCGGTGGCGATCAGTTTGTAGCGCGCTCCGGCGGCATCGGCCGCCTTGAGCTGCTGCTCCAGATCTGCGAGGTCGTTATTGGCGTAGCGATAACGCTGTGCCTTGCACAGGCGCACGCCGTCGATAATGCTGGCGTGGTTAAGGGCGTCACTGATGACCGCGTCCTCCGGCCCCAGCAGCGTCTCGAACAGGCCGCCGTTGGCATCGAAGCAGGAGGAATAGAGGATGCAATCCTCCATCCCCAGAAACTCGGCGATGCGTGACTCCAGCGCCTTATGTACATCCTGGGTCCCACAGATAAAGCGCACCGATGCCATGCCATAGCCATATCGCTCGAGGGCCTTGCGCCCCGCTTCGATCAGGCGCGGATCATTGGCCAGCCCCAGGTAGTTGTTGGCGCAGAAGTTCAGTACATGGGCGCCGCCACTGACCTCGATATCCGCCTGCTGCTGCGACACAATCACGCGCTCATCCTTATAGAGCCCGTCGCGCTCCAGCTGGGTCAGCTGTGCCTGCAGGTGATCGTTAAATGATTGGGGCATAGATCCTCCAGATAAGGGAACAGGTCCATCAACAGGCCTGCAGTATAGCACCGCCCCCCCTATCCCCCTGTCGTGGAAATTACCTAACCTACCGCCTTCAAACGCGGCAGGGCGTTTCGGCTACGGCCCCGGTCAGAGCTCGCGCAATACCCCTAAGGGAGAGCGAGTCACCACCCTCCGGGTTCCCCACCAGCCCGCGCCCCCCACCAGCAGGGCTCCCAACAGTGGCAGCGCCAGCCAGTAGATGGGGTGCCAACTGAAGGCGATATCAAACACCTCTTGGTAGAGTACAAAACTGATGGTTTCGGTCCCCAGTGCCGCCACTACCCCCGCCAACGCCCCCAGTAGCAGAAACTCACTGATGTGGCTGGCACGGATCTGGCCGCTGCGCGCCCCCAGGGTTCGCATCAGGGCCCCCTCCTGCAGGCGCTCATCCAAACTGGCCTGCATGGCCGCGAAAAACACCGTAAAACCGGCGCACAGGACAAACAACAATACATACTCCACCGCCAGCGACACCTGGTCGACGATGCCCCGGATCTGCTGGATCACCACCTCCAGATCCAGCACCGTAACCGACGGAAAGGCCCGAATCAGCTCTCGACCGACTTCGGGGTTGTCCAGCGGGCGATGGAAGCTGGTCATGTAGGTGGAGGCGAAGGGTTCCAGCACACCCGGCGCAAAGACCATATAGAAATTGGGCCGAAACGACTCCCACTCGACGCTGCGCAGGTTAGCCACCTCGGCTTCGAGGTTGACTCCGGTGATGCTGAACCCCAGCCGGTCGCCCACCTCGATGCCCAAACGCCGGGCTAACTCGGCCTCCACCGACACCAGGGGCGTTGTCTGCTCTGTCCCCTCGTTCCACCAGCGACCACTCACTAAGCGGTTGGTTTCTGGAAGCCCGACCGACCAGGTGAGATTGAGCTCTCGCCGGAGGGCGTTACTGCCGCGCCCCTCTTCGCTGACCACCTGCCGGGCAGGCTCCCCGTTGATCTGGGTTAAACGCCCCCGCACCATCGGGAAGACTGCGCTTCGAGCCAGCTGGCGCTGGTCAAGGAACTGCTCCAGCGCCTCGACCTCCTCGGTGAGGATATTGACGGCAAAGACGTTGGGGGTATTTTCGGGCAGCTCTGCCTGCCAACGCCCCACCAACTCGGTACGGATCATCACCACTACCGCCATCGCCATCAGAGTGATACCGAAAGCCAGCACCTGTCCCACCGTCACCTGGGTATTGCGCAGAAGATGGTTAAGGCCGAAGCGTAACGCAACACTCAGGGTACGGGTGCGCAAGCGGTGCACGGTCACGCGCAACAACAACCCCAGCAGCCCCCCGAGGGCCAGTGCCGACATAATGACGCCGGCGAGGATCGCCAGGGTCAGCTGCACACTGTTGGTATAGCGCCACATCAGCAGCATCAGGCAAAGGATCGCGGAGCCGTAGATCAGCCAGGCTTGCGCCGGCATCGGCGTCAGGTCGCGCCGCAACACCCTGAGGGGTGGCACCTGGCGCAATCGCACCACCGGTGGCAGGGCAAAACCCGCGAGGGTGACCAGGCCGGTGGCCAGCCCCAGCCATACCGGCTTAATGCCCAGGCCCGGCAACTCGCCCGGCAGCAGAGGGCGCAACAGCTGCACCAGCCCCTCCTGCAACCCCCAGCCCAGCAGCAGCCCAAACAGGCTGCCAAACAACCCCAGCCAGAGCAGCTGCAGCAGGCTGATCATCAGCAGGTCACGCTGGCTTGCCCCCATGCAGCGCAGCATGGCGCTCATATCGAAGTGGCGCTCGCTGTAACGGCGTGCCCCCATGGCAATGGCCACCCCCGCGAGCAGTACCGCCACCAGGCTGGCCAACCCCAGATAGCGTTCGGAGCGCTCCAACGCACGACTGATCGCGGGCCTTCCGCGCTGCAAGGTGATCAGCTGCTGGTTATCGCTCAGCTGCGGTGTCAGCCAGGTCAGGTAGCGTTCCAGCGAGGGGGAGTCCCCCGCCAGCAGCAGGCGGTACTCAACCCGGCTGCCGGGCTGAAGTACTCCGGAACGCTCCAGGTCCTCCATGCTCATCAGCAACCTCGGGGCCAGGCTGTAGAAATCGCCCCCGCGATCCGGCTCATAGACCAGCGCCCTCGCAGCTGTCAGCGCGGTTATACCCAACTCCAGGGATGCGCCGGGCTGCAGCTCCAACAGGCCAAACAGGCGCGGCTCCAGCCACACCTCCCCCACAGCGGGAACTCCAGAGGTGACCTGTCCCTCGGCAAAGGGTTGTGGAGCCGTACGCAGCTGGCCTCGCAAGGGGTAGGCGGCGTCAACGGCTTTCACCGAGGCCAGCTGCATCGCCTCGCCGGCCAGCACCACACTGCGAAATTCTGCGGTCGTCGCCACCAAGAGGCCCTCTGCACGGGCCCGTTGAACCCAGGGCGCAGGGATCGTTTGCGAGCTGGCAATCACCCGGTCAGCCCCCAACAGTTCAGTGGCCTGCTGCCCCATGGTGCGCTGCATGCGATCCGTGAAAAAACCGATCGCCGAGGTCGCCGCCACGGCAATAATGAGCGCCACCAGCAGCAGGCTGACCTCGCCGGCGCGGCCATCTCGCAGCAGCAGGCGCCAGCTTAAACGCAACCAGCGCTTCATGAGGCCTCCACTCCGGTCGTCTGTAGCGCCCCCTGCTGCAGCGACAACCTCCGCTCACAGCGGGTGGCCAGCTGCTTGTCATGGGTGACCAGCACCAGAGTCGCCCCCTGCTCCCGGTTCAATTCAAACAGCAGGTCGATGATGCGCTCACCGGTCGCGCTGTCAAGGTTGCCGGTGGGCTCATCGGCAAACAGAATATCCGGGCGCAGGGCAAACGCCCGCGCGATAGCAACCCGCTGCTGCTCCCCCCCCGACAGCTGACGGGGGTAGTGGCTGAGCCGCCGCTCCAGGCCAACCCGCTCCAGCAGCGACTCCGCCTGATCGACGGCGTCGTCGCGACCGGCCAGCTCCAACGGTAGCATGACGTTTTCCAGTGCAGTCAGGCTCGCCAGCAGCTGGAAGGTCTGGAATACAAAGCCGACGTTGTCGGCTCGCACCCGAGCCCGTTCATCCTCGGTCATTGAGCTGATGCGATGGCCCGCCAGCTCGATGGTGCCGCTACTCGGGTTATCAAGCCCGGCCATCAGCCCAAGCAGGGTGGACTTGCCCGACCCGGAGACACCGACAATAGCCACACTCTCCCCGCACTTGATCTGTAGGGAAATCGGCGACAAGATGGTCAGGTCCCCCGCCGCAGTGGTGACCCTCTTGGTCACCTCCTGGAGGATGATTGCGGGGGGCTGAGGAGATTCAGTGCACTTATCCATAAGACTCCTGACGGGGCTCGTGATTGTTTTGCTCAGCCTGGGCCGACCGGCGCTGGCTTCGGCTGAGACGCTGCTGGTACTGGGTGACAGCCTGAGTGCAGGCTATGGCATCCAGCAGGAGCTGGGTTGGGTCAGTTTACTGGAAAAAAAACTCCAACGGCAAAACTCTGCCTTTGAGGTCGTCAATGCCAGCGTTAGCGGTGAAACCACCGCCGGCGGCCTGCAACGGCTTCCCTCTGCGCTGGAGCGCCACTCTCCGCGCTGGGTTCTGGTCGAACTCGGGGCCAACGATGGCCTGCGGGGGGGTAACATCAACAGCATGCGCAACAACCTGGCGGCCATTCTTGAACAGGTCAAACGGGCCGGTGCCCAACCGATCCTGTTTGAGATGATGCTACCACCCAACTACGGAGCCACCTACACCCGCCTTTTCCAGCAAAGCTTTAGCGATCTCGCCAGCCGCCACGACGTTCCCCTGGTCCCCTTCTTTCTCGCCGACGTGGCCAATGAGCCCCACCTGCTGCAGGAGGACCGGATGCATCCCACAGAGGCCGCCCAGCCTCTGATCCTTGACCGGGTGTGGCCCGTGCTTGAGCCTCTTTTAAACAATTGAGCGATCATAGCGGGATTTTCGCGTTCAAATCCGTATAATTCGCCCCATTTCCCTTACCCCCGACCCAGTTTCAGGGCGGCGGGGGGAACCATCTATACTGGTTTAGCAGTTCTCTCATGCAAAGGAAATTATGACCTCACCTAACGTACTGATTTTTAACTGCGGTAGCTCATCACTGAAGTTTGCCCTGATCGATCCCATCTCCGGCGTGGAGGTGATCAGCGGTTTGGCGGAGCGGCTCGGTGAGGAGCTGGCCTCTATCCGCTACAGCATGGGGGGCATGAAGCAGCGGCTGGAACTGCCTGGCGCAGATCACCAGGAAGCCTGCGCGCAGATCCTCGGCCTGCTCACAGAGGCAGGACTCAAACAGCAGATTGGTGCAATCGGCCATCGGGTGGTCCATGGCGGCGAGCGCTTCAGGGAGTCCACCCTGATCGACGCGCAGGTGATGGACACTATCCGTGACTGCCAGCGGCTTGCTCCCCTGCATAATCCCGCCAACCTGATCGGTATTGAGGTAGCCCAACAGCACTTCCCGAGCCTGCAGCACGTAGCGGTGTTCGATACCGCCTTCCACCAGAGCATGCCGGCAGAAGCCTACCTCTACGCGATTCCCTATGCGCTCTATCAGCAGCACGCCGTGCGCCGTTATGGTTTTCATGGCACCAGCTACCGCTATGTCAGCCAGCGTGCGTTGGAGCTGCTGGAGCTGCCGACCGACCACTCGCTGCTCTGCGCCCACCTTGGTAACGGCAGCAGCGCCGCCGCCATTCGCAGCGGCAACAGTGTGGACACCACCATGGGCCTCACCCCCCTGGAGGGGCTGGTGATGGGAACCCGCAGCGGCAACGTCGACCCCAATCTGTACGACTTCCTGGCCAGCGAGTGCGGCTACAGCTTGCAGCAGACATCGCGCATGCTGAACAAGGAGAGCGGCTTGCTGGGACTCTCCGGCCTGAGTAACGACATGCGAACTCTGGAACAGGCGGAGGCCGAAGGTAATGAGCGGGCCCGCTTGGCCATCGATATCTATGTGTTCACCCTCGCGCGCCAGTTAGCCGGTCTCGCCACCAGCCTGCCACACCTGGATGCCCTGGTGTTCACCGGCGGTATCGGTGAAAACTCATCGCGTATCCGCGAGGCTACCTGCCGCCGCCTGTCGATCCTCGGCATTGACATCGATCTCGAGCGCAACGTTGCCAACGGAGCCCAAAGCCAGGGACGCATCAGCGCCGATAACAACACCCCTGCCGTGCTGGTGATCAACACCAACGAAGAGCTGATGATCGCTCGCGACACCCATCACCTGGTTGCCCAACAGGTCGCTGATACTGAGCCGTCACCCTCCCGTCACCACTAATTACGCTTTCAGGAAATCCTATAGCCATGCATACCTTCTTTATTGCCCCCACCAGTTTTGGCGTCGGTCTTACCTCGGTCTCCCTGGGACTGGTGCGGGCTCTGGATAACGTCGGCCTGCGGGTCGCTTTCTGCAAGCCCATCGCCCAACAGCATGCCACCGACTCGGGCCCGGAGCGCTCTACGCTACTGATCCATCAGGTGATGGGGCTCACCCCCTCCGACCCCATCACCCTCGAGCGCGTCGAGGACCTCCTGGGTGACCACAAGCGAGATATCCTGATGGAGCAGATTGTTGGACTGTTCCAGAAAAGCGCCGACGATGCCGATGTGGTGATCGTTGAGGGCCTGGTGCCAACCCGGCAGGCGCCCTACGTCACACGACTCAATGCCGACATCGCCAAAACCCTGGGTGCGGAGGTGATCCTGGTCTCCGCCTCCAACGAGGACTCCCTCGATATGGTCGCCGACAAGCTGGAGATCGTCAGTGACAGCTTCGGAGGGGTCAGTAAAAAGCGGGTGCTGGGGTACATCATCAACAAGATGTCCCAGGAGGCCTTTAGCCAGCACTCCCCCGGTGCCCCCCACGAGATCGTCAAGCTAGACGCCTTCCGCAACAAGCCCCTGATGCCGATCGGCTACATCCCCTGGGATGACTCCCTCGCCTCCCCCCGTACCAAGGATGTTGCACAACTGCTCAACGCCCGAGTGCTCAATGAGGGGGATATCGCCCAGCGCAGGGTTACCTCCCGGGTGTTGTGCGCGCGAACCGCCGCTAACATCACCCACCTGCTTAAACCTGGCGCCCTGATCATCACCCCCGGGGACCGGGATGACATTATCCTGGCCGCTTCCCTGGCCTCCCTCAATGGTGTGCCTCTGGCGGGTTTACTGCTGACCAACGGAATCATGCCCGCCGACTCCATTATGGACCTGTGCCGTAAAGCAGTGCAGAGCAGCGGGCTGCCAGTGATGCTGATCGAGACCAACTCCTACAACACCGCCACCAAGCTCGACCGCATGAACAATGAGGTACCGGTGGACGATGTGGATCGGATCGAGCGGGTGATGGACTCGGTCGCCTCCTGCATCAACGCCGAATGGCTCAAGGAGCGCTGCGGCCACAACACCGAGCCGCGTCTGTCCCCCCCGGCCTTCCGCTACCAGTTGGTGCAGAAGGCCCATAACGCCCATAAACGCATCGTGCTTCCCGAAGGCAACGAACCCCGCACCATCCAGGCCGCGGCGATCTGTCACCAGCGAGGCATTGCCCAGTGCATCCTGCTCGGCAAGCCCCAGGAGATCCAGACCGTCGCCGAGGGTTGCGGCCTCATCCTACCCGACGACCTCGTCATCATGGACCCCGACGTTGTGCGTGGCCGCTACATTGAACCCATGGTGGAGCTGCGTAAAAACAAGGGCCTCAATGCTCCCATGGCCGAGTCCCAGCTCGAGGACAATGTGGTGTTGGGAACCATGATGCTGGCCCTGGATGAGGTAGATGGCCTGGTATCCGGCGCCGTTCACACCACAGCCAACACCATTCGGCCGGCCTTCCAGCTAATTAAAACCCGCCCCGATACCCAGATCGTCTCCTCGATTTTCTTTATGCTACTGCCTGATCAGGTGCTGGTGTACGGCGACTGTGCCGTTAACCCGGACCCCACCGCCGAGGAGCTGGCGGATATCGCCATCCAGAGCGCCGAGTCAGCCGCCGCTTTCGGTATACCACCGCGGGTTGCGATGATCAGCTACAGTACCGGTACCTCAGGTTCCGGGGTGGACGTTGAAAAGGTGCGCAAGGCAACCGAGCTGGCCCGCAGCAAGCGCCCCGAACTCCTGATCGACGGCCCCCTGCAGTACGATGCGGCGGCGATCGAAAGCGTGGCCCGCAGCAAGGCCCCCAACAGCCCGGTGGCCGGGCGCGCGACAGTGTTTATCTTCCCCGACCTCAATACCGGTAACACCACCTATAAGGCGGTGCAGCGGAGTGCAGACGTGATCAGCGTGGGGCCGATGCTGCAAGGGCTGCGCAAACCGGTTAACGACCTCTCCCGGGGAGCCCTGGTAGATGATATCGTTTACACCATCGCTCTCACGGCTGTGCAAGCTGAGCAAAGCCACCACTAACGAATACCCAAAACTGACACTATGCTCACTTTCCTCCCTCCCTTTGTGCGCGGCATCATCGCCGCGCTGATCCTCACCACCCAGACACTGCTGCTGGTTCCGCTGCTGTTGTTTGTTGCGCTGCTGAAACTGCTCCTGCCCATTCCACCACTGCGGGTCTTCTGCACCCGGGTAGGCATCGGCATTGCAGAGATCTGGATCAGCATCAACAGCGGCTGGATGCGGTTAACCCAGAAGCTGGAGTGGGATGTTGAGATGCCGGAATCGCTGAACACCGACTCCTGGTACCTGGTAACCAGCAACCACCAATCCTGGGCTGATATCACCATCCTCCAGCACCTGCTCAACCGCCGCATACCCATGCTGAAGTTTTTCCTTAAGCAGGAGCTGATCTGGGTTCCGGTGATCGGCCTGGCTTGGTGGGCGCTCGATTTTCCCTTTATGAAGCGTTACACCCAGGAGTACCTGCGAAAACATCCCGAAAAAAAAGGCAAAGACCTGGAGACCACCCGTAAGGCCTGCGAAAAATTCAAGCATACTCCGGTGGCAGTTTTTAACTTCCTGGAAGGCACTCGTTTTACACCCGCCAAGCATGAGCGGCAGCAGTCCCCTTTCCAGCACCTGCTGCGCCCGAAGGCGGGGGGGATTGGCTTTGTACTGGGGGCAATGGGGGAGCAGCTCGACACCCTATTAAATGTCACCATCTACTACGCCGACAGCCCGGAGTCCCACCGTCCCAGCTATTGGGACTTCCTTTGCGGCCGGGTCAACGGCGTAGTGGTGCGCATGGCGCAGCAGCCGATCCCAGCAGAGTTCCGTGGCGGCGACTACCTCAATGATGATGGCTATCGTGAGCAGTTCCAGCTATGGGTTAACCGCCTGTGGGAAGAGAAAGATCAGCAGCTCAGCGAGCTTGCCTGTAACAAAACAGCCTAGCGGCCATTGGGGGGTCAGGGATCACCGAACCCCCTCACAATCCCATTCTTGAATCGAACCTCGCGGGGCCAGCCCTCAGAACGCACTCCATAGTGCCAATACTCGAACAGATCGCCCTGATCGTTCCAAAAGCTGCGTCGTGAAGGTTCGGATCGGCGGTTGGCCGCCAGTACCTGCTCCTTGGTCATACAGAGTTTGATTCGTCCCAGACGCACAGCGGTGGTAATCTCGTGAACGTCGGGACAATAATCAGGCCTCTGGGGCTCTCTTGCGGGTCGGTTGACCCGTTCGGGAGGTTCGCGCAGCGGGGCGACTCCGGTCGTATAGGGCGGCGGAGAAACCGGGTCACTCTGCTGGATCTCGGGCAGAATCACCGCTTCCGCGTTGGGCCCGCAGGGCTGGTCCGCATAGCGCACTCCATCCTCATCGACACAGCGGTACACCTCAGCCTCAGCCCCCTGCACAACCAAGGCGAGCAACACCAGGAGCCGGGGGAGCCGGCCAAGGTCCCACGCTACTGTGCCGGCCATGCTCTTCACCTCCCTCAGCGCTGGGCCCTGCTAGCGCTGCACTTTGAACTGGCCTACCAGCGACTGCAGGGTGGAACCCAAACTATGAATGGTGCCGGCACCGCTGGCGGTCTCTTTCAGCCCGGTGGTGGTCTGGCTGCTGATATCCGAGATGCGGGTAACATTGCCATTGATTTCGTCGGCAACCGCCGTTTGTTCCTCGG from Aestuariirhabdus litorea encodes:
- a CDS encoding acyltransferase, translated to MLTFLPPFVRGIIAALILTTQTLLLVPLLLFVALLKLLLPIPPLRVFCTRVGIGIAEIWISINSGWMRLTQKLEWDVEMPESLNTDSWYLVTSNHQSWADITILQHLLNRRIPMLKFFLKQELIWVPVIGLAWWALDFPFMKRYTQEYLRKHPEKKGKDLETTRKACEKFKHTPVAVFNFLEGTRFTPAKHERQQSPFQHLLRPKAGGIGFVLGAMGEQLDTLLNVTIYYADSPESHRPSYWDFLCGRVNGVVVRMAQQPIPAEFRGGDYLNDDGYREQFQLWVNRLWEEKDQQLSELACNKTA
- a CDS encoding acetate kinase, translated to MTSPNVLIFNCGSSSLKFALIDPISGVEVISGLAERLGEELASIRYSMGGMKQRLELPGADHQEACAQILGLLTEAGLKQQIGAIGHRVVHGGERFRESTLIDAQVMDTIRDCQRLAPLHNPANLIGIEVAQQHFPSLQHVAVFDTAFHQSMPAEAYLYAIPYALYQQHAVRRYGFHGTSYRYVSQRALELLELPTDHSLLCAHLGNGSSAAAIRSGNSVDTTMGLTPLEGLVMGTRSGNVDPNLYDFLASECGYSLQQTSRMLNKESGLLGLSGLSNDMRTLEQAEAEGNERARLAIDIYVFTLARQLAGLATSLPHLDALVFTGGIGENSSRIREATCRRLSILGIDIDLERNVANGAQSQGRISADNNTPAVLVINTNEELMIARDTHHLVAQQVADTEPSPSRHH
- the pta gene encoding phosphate acetyltransferase — translated: MHTFFIAPTSFGVGLTSVSLGLVRALDNVGLRVAFCKPIAQQHATDSGPERSTLLIHQVMGLTPSDPITLERVEDLLGDHKRDILMEQIVGLFQKSADDADVVIVEGLVPTRQAPYVTRLNADIAKTLGAEVILVSASNEDSLDMVADKLEIVSDSFGGVSKKRVLGYIINKMSQEAFSQHSPGAPHEIVKLDAFRNKPLMPIGYIPWDDSLASPRTKDVAQLLNARVLNEGDIAQRRVTSRVLCARTAANITHLLKPGALIITPGDRDDIILAASLASLNGVPLAGLLLTNGIMPADSIMDLCRKAVQSSGLPVMLIETNSYNTATKLDRMNNEVPVDDVDRIERVMDSVASCINAEWLKERCGHNTEPRLSPPAFRYQLVQKAHNAHKRIVLPEGNEPRTIQAAAICHQRGIAQCILLGKPQEIQTVAEGCGLILPDDLVIMDPDVVRGRYIEPMVELRKNKGLNAPMAESQLEDNVVLGTMMLALDEVDGLVSGAVHTTANTIRPAFQLIKTRPDTQIVSSIFFMLLPDQVLVYGDCAVNPDPTAEELADIAIQSAESAAAFGIPPRVAMISYSTGTSGSGVDVEKVRKATELARSKRPELLIDGPLQYDAAAIESVARSKAPNSPVAGRATVFIFPDLNTGNTTYKAVQRSADVISVGPMLQGLRKPVNDLSRGALVDDIVYTIALTAVQAEQSHH
- a CDS encoding DUF4124 domain-containing protein, whose protein sequence is MAGTVAWDLGRLPRLLVLLALVVQGAEAEVYRCVDEDGVRYADQPCGPNAEAVILPEIQQSDPVSPPPYTTGVAPLREPPERVNRPAREPQRPDYCPDVHEITTAVRLGRIKLCMTKEQVLAANRRSEPSRRSFWNDQGDLFEYWHYGVRSEGWPREVRFKNGIVRGFGDP